The Pseudomonas sp. SCB32 DNA window ACCGCGGAGCTGCCCGAGGCGCAGGCGTTCTCCACGTTGAAGATCGGGATGCCGCTGATACCGATCCTGCTGAAAACCACCTGCCCGGGGATGGAAATCTGCCCCTGCAACAGACCGTTGGTCATGCCCGAGTAGTAGGCCACGCCGATGTCGTCGCTGCGGCAGCCGGCATCCTTCAGCGCACTGTGCAGGGCCTCCCGGGCCAGGTCCTCGATGCTGCGGTCCGGATGCCGACCGAATACGGTCATGGCGATGCCGGCAATGTAGATAGTGCTCATCCTGTTCTCACCTTCTCGAGCCACTGCTCAGATGCTGCGGCGGGTGTCGGCCCAGTAGCGGGCACGGAGGTCCTTTTTCAGCACCTTGCCCACCGGGCTGCGCGGCAGTGCCTGGACGAAGTCCACCGACTTGGGCGCCTTCACGGAGCCGAGCTTTTCCTTGCACAGGGCGATCAGCGCCTGCGCGTCGATCTCCTGCCCGGCATTGAGCTCGACCACGGCCTTCACCGCTTCGCCCCAGTGCTCGTCGGGCACGCCGATCACGGCGCAGTCCTGCACCGCCGGATGGCTCCACAGCACCTGCTCGACCTCGCTGGGGTAAACGTTGAAGCCGCCGGAGATGATCATGTCCTTCTTGCGGTCGGTGATGTGCAGATAGCCGTCGGCGTCGATATGGCCGATGTCGCCGGTGTGCAGCCAGCCGTCACAGAGGGTCTCGGCGGTCTTGTCCGGAGCCTTGTAGTACCCCTTCATCACTAGGTCGCCACGCACGCAGATCTCGCCGCTCTCGCCCTGGGGCAGTATCTCGCCTGCGTCATTCATGATTTCGCATCCGATCAGCGGGCTGGGGCGGCCCACGGAGGACAGGCGCGCGTCGGAGGCGACCTTGCCGTCTGCGTCGAAGTGCTCGACAGGTCGCAGGAAAGCGATGGAGCCCGGCGCTTCGGTCTGACCGTATCCACCGGCCATGACCGGGCCGAAGGTTTCGATGGCCTGCTTGAGCTTCTCCACCGACATGGGCGCGGCGCCGTACATGAAGTATTTGAGCGACGAGAAGTCCACCTTGTCCTTCAGTTGCGGTATGTCCAGCAGTCGGTAGATCACCGTGGGCGGCAGGAAGAACTCCGTCACCCGGTATTGGGGAATCGCGGCCAGCAGCAGCGCCGGGTCGGGCTTGGTCACCACTACCACGGTGCCGCCCAGCGAGGTGCAGGGCAGGGACAACAGGCCGGCGGTGTGGGTCATGGGCGCGGCGGCCAGGTTGACCGGCCGCTCGTTGGCGGCGTAGGCGTTGCCCAGCAGGAAGTGCGC harbors:
- a CDS encoding class I adenylate-forming enzyme family protein — protein: MAIIDFFDRGWRGNPQGSAYIQDDRLYSFDEVGKQSCRIANALLAEGFPKETKGAIWAGNDVGAWTCTLGLWRANLCWIPVGARNSAEENRYVLDAFDCEVLFFQQAFADIIATLQVQLPRIRRWVCIDGEATGVAGSISLARWVERQPADRPQLAVDLDDVIMVSATGGTTGAPKGVMNTHRSVQTFCAHFLLGNAYAANERPVNLAAAPMTHTAGLLSLPCTSLGGTVVVVTKPDPALLLAAIPQYRVTEFFLPPTVIYRLLDIPQLKDKVDFSSLKYFMYGAAPMSVEKLKQAIETFGPVMAGGYGQTEAPGSIAFLRPVEHFDADGKVASDARLSSVGRPSPLIGCEIMNDAGEILPQGESGEICVRGDLVMKGYYKAPDKTAETLCDGWLHTGDIGHIDADGYLHITDRKKDMIISGGFNVYPSEVEQVLWSHPAVQDCAVIGVPDEHWGEAVKAVVELNAGQEIDAQALIALCKEKLGSVKAPKSVDFVQALPRSPVGKVLKKDLRARYWADTRRSI